The following proteins are co-located in the Callithrix jacchus isolate 240 chromosome 10, calJac240_pri, whole genome shotgun sequence genome:
- the TRIM3 gene encoding tripartite motif-containing protein 3 isoform X2 — translation MEAMQQAPDGAHDPEDPHPLSAVAGRPLSCPNHEGKTMDFYCEACETAMCGECRAGEHREHGTVLLRDVVEQHKAALQRQLEAVRGRLPQLSAAIALVGGISQQLQEHKAEALAQISAAFEDLEQALQQRKQALVSDLETICGAKQKVLQTQLDTLRQGQEHIGSSCSFAEQALRLGSAPEVLLVRKHMRERLAALAAQAFPERPHENAQLELVLEVDGLRRSVLNLGALLTTSATAHETVATGEGLRQALVGQPASLTVTTKDKDGRLVRTGSAELRAEITGPDGTRLPVPVVDHKNGTYELVYTARTEGELLLSVLLYGQPVRGSPFRVRALRPGDLPPSPDDVKRRVKSPGGPGSHVRQKAVRRPSSMYSTGGKRKDNPIEDELVFRVGSRGREKGEFTNLQGVSAASSGRIVVADSNNQCIQVFSNEGQFKFRFGVRGRSPGQLQRPTGVAVDTNGDIIVADYDNRWVSIFSPEGKFKTKIGAGRLMGPKGVAVDRNGHIIVVDNKSCCVFTFQPNGKLVGRFGGRGATDRHFAGPHFVAVNNKNEIVVTDFHNHSVKVYSADGEFLFKFGSHGEGNGQFNAPTGVAVDSNGNIIVADWGNSRIQVFDSSGSFLSYINTSAEPLYGPQGLALTSDGHVVVADAGNHCFKAYRYLQ, via the exons ATGGAGGCAATGCAGCAGGCACCTGATGGAGCCCACGACCCCGAGGACCCCCACCCCCTCAGTGCAGTGGCTGGCCGCCCTCTCTCCTGCCCCAACCATGAAGGCAAG ACTATGGATTTTTACTGTGAGGCCTGTGAGACGGCCATGTGTGGCGAGTGTCGTGCAGGAGAGCATCGTGAGCATGGCACAGTGCTGCTGAGGGATGTGGTGGAGCAGCACAAGGCAGCCCTGCAGCGCCAGCTTGAGGCTGTGCGTGGCCG ATTGCCACAGCTATCTGCAGCAATTGCCTTAGTCGGGGGCATCAGCCAACAGCTGCAGGAGCACAAGGCAGAGGCCCTGGCCCAGATCAGTGCAGCCTTCGAGGACCTGGAGCAAGCGCTGCAGCAGCGCAAGCAGGCTCTGGTCAGCGACCTGGAGACGATTTGTGGGGCCAAACAGAAG GTGCTGCAGACCCAGCTGGACACACTGCGCCAGGGTCAGGAACACATTGGCAGTAGCTGCAGCTTCGCAGAGCAGGCACTGCGCCTGGGCTCGGCCCCGGAGGTGTTGCTGGTGCGCAAGCACATGCGAGAGCGGCTGGCGGCGTTGGCGGCACAGGCCTTCCCGGAGCGGCCACATGAGAATGCACAGCTGGAACTGGTCCTTGAGGTGGACGGGCTGCGGCGGTCAGTGCTCAATCTGGGCGCACTGCTCACCACAAGCGCCACTGCACACGAGACGGTGGCCACGGGGGAGGGGCTGCGCCAGGCGCTAGTGGGCCAGCCTGCCTCGCTCACTGTCACTACCAAAGACAAGGATGGGCGGTTGGTACGCACAGGCAGCGCCGAGCTGCGTGCAGAGATCACCGGCCCTGATGGCACGCGCCTTCCGGTGCCAGTGGTGGACCACAAGAATGGCACATATGAGCTGGTGTACACAGCACGCACAGAAGGCGAGCTGCTCCTCTCGGTGCTGCTCTACGGACAGCCAGTGCGCGGCAGCCCCTTCCGCGTGCGTGCCCTGCGTCCTGGGGACCTGCCACCTTCCCCCGACGATGTGAAGCGCCGCGTCAAGTCCCCTGGTGGCCCCGGCAGCCATGTGCGCCAGAAGGCGGTGCGTAGGCCCAGCTCCATGTACAGCACAGGCGGCAAACGAAAGGACAACCCAATTGAGGATGAGCTCGTCTTCCGTGTTG GCAGTCGTGGAAGAGAGAAAGGCGAATTCACCAATTTACAAGGTGTGTCCGCAGCCAGCAGCGGCCGCATAGTGGTAGCAGACAGCAACAACCAGTGTATTCAG GTTTTCTCCAATGAAGGCCAGTTCAAGTTCCGTTTTGGGGTCCGAGGACGCTCACCTGGACAGCTGCAGCGCCCCACAGGTGTGGCAGTGGACACCAATGGAGACATTATTGTGGCAGACTACGACAACCGTTGGGTCAGCATCTTCTCCCCTGAGGGCAAGTTCAAG ACCAAGATTGGAGCTGGCCGCCTCATGGGCCCCAAGGGAGTGGCCGTGGACCGGAATGGACATATCATTGTGGTCGACAACAAGTCTTGCTGCGTCTTTACCTTCCAGCCCAATGGCAAACTGGTTGGCCGTTTTGGGGGCCGTGGGGCAACTGACCGCCACTTTGCAG GCCCCCATTTTGTGGCTGTGAACAACAAGAATGAGATTGTAGTAACGGACTTCCATAACCATTCAGTGAAG GTGTACAGTGCCGATGGAGAGTTCCTCTTCAAGTTTGGCTCACATGGCGAGGGCAATGGGCAGTTCAACGCCCCCACAGGAGTAGCTGTGGACTCCAATGGAAACATCATCGTGGCTGACTGGGGCA
- the TRIM3 gene encoding tripartite motif-containing protein 3 isoform X3, with protein MEPTTPRTPTPSVQWLAALSPAPTMKTMDFYCEACETAMCGECRAGEHREHGTVLLRDVVEQHKAALQRQLEAVRGRLPQLSAAIALVGGISQQLQEHKAEALAQISAAFEDLEQALQQRKQALVSDLETICGAKQKVLQTQLDTLRQGQEHIGSSCSFAEQALRLGSAPEVLLVRKHMRERLAALAAQAFPERPHENAQLELVLEVDGLRRSVLNLGALLTTSATAHETVATGEGLRQALVGQPASLTVTTKDKDGRLVRTGSAELRAEITGPDGTRLPVPVVDHKNGTYELVYTARTEGELLLSVLLYGQPVRGSPFRVRALRPGDLPPSPDDVKRRVKSPGGPGSHVRQKAVRRPSSMYSTGGKRKDNPIEDELVFRVGSRGREKGEFTNLQGVSAASSGRIVVADSNNQCIQVFSNEGQFKFRFGVRGRSPGQLQRPTGVAVDTNGDIIVADYDNRWVSIFSPEGKFKTKIGAGRLMGPKGVAVDRNGHIIVVDNKSCCVFTFQPNGKLVGRFGGRGATDRHFAGPHFVAVNNKNEIVVTDFHNHSVKVYSADGEFLFKFGSHGEGNGQFNAPTGVAVDSNGNIIVADWGNSRIQVFDSSGSFLSYINTSAEPLYGPQGLALTSDGHVVVADAGNHCFKAYRYLQ; from the exons ATGGAGCCCACGACCCCGAGGACCCCCACCCCCTCAGTGCAGTGGCTGGCCGCCCTCTCTCCTGCCCCAACCATGAAG ACTATGGATTTTTACTGTGAGGCCTGTGAGACGGCCATGTGTGGCGAGTGTCGTGCAGGAGAGCATCGTGAGCATGGCACAGTGCTGCTGAGGGATGTGGTGGAGCAGCACAAGGCAGCCCTGCAGCGCCAGCTTGAGGCTGTGCGTGGCCG ATTGCCACAGCTATCTGCAGCAATTGCCTTAGTCGGGGGCATCAGCCAACAGCTGCAGGAGCACAAGGCAGAGGCCCTGGCCCAGATCAGTGCAGCCTTCGAGGACCTGGAGCAAGCGCTGCAGCAGCGCAAGCAGGCTCTGGTCAGCGACCTGGAGACGATTTGTGGGGCCAAACAGAAG GTGCTGCAGACCCAGCTGGACACACTGCGCCAGGGTCAGGAACACATTGGCAGTAGCTGCAGCTTCGCAGAGCAGGCACTGCGCCTGGGCTCGGCCCCGGAGGTGTTGCTGGTGCGCAAGCACATGCGAGAGCGGCTGGCGGCGTTGGCGGCACAGGCCTTCCCGGAGCGGCCACATGAGAATGCACAGCTGGAACTGGTCCTTGAGGTGGACGGGCTGCGGCGGTCAGTGCTCAATCTGGGCGCACTGCTCACCACAAGCGCCACTGCACACGAGACGGTGGCCACGGGGGAGGGGCTGCGCCAGGCGCTAGTGGGCCAGCCTGCCTCGCTCACTGTCACTACCAAAGACAAGGATGGGCGGTTGGTACGCACAGGCAGCGCCGAGCTGCGTGCAGAGATCACCGGCCCTGATGGCACGCGCCTTCCGGTGCCAGTGGTGGACCACAAGAATGGCACATATGAGCTGGTGTACACAGCACGCACAGAAGGCGAGCTGCTCCTCTCGGTGCTGCTCTACGGACAGCCAGTGCGCGGCAGCCCCTTCCGCGTGCGTGCCCTGCGTCCTGGGGACCTGCCACCTTCCCCCGACGATGTGAAGCGCCGCGTCAAGTCCCCTGGTGGCCCCGGCAGCCATGTGCGCCAGAAGGCGGTGCGTAGGCCCAGCTCCATGTACAGCACAGGCGGCAAACGAAAGGACAACCCAATTGAGGATGAGCTCGTCTTCCGTGTTG GCAGTCGTGGAAGAGAGAAAGGCGAATTCACCAATTTACAAGGTGTGTCCGCAGCCAGCAGCGGCCGCATAGTGGTAGCAGACAGCAACAACCAGTGTATTCAG GTTTTCTCCAATGAAGGCCAGTTCAAGTTCCGTTTTGGGGTCCGAGGACGCTCACCTGGACAGCTGCAGCGCCCCACAGGTGTGGCAGTGGACACCAATGGAGACATTATTGTGGCAGACTACGACAACCGTTGGGTCAGCATCTTCTCCCCTGAGGGCAAGTTCAAG ACCAAGATTGGAGCTGGCCGCCTCATGGGCCCCAAGGGAGTGGCCGTGGACCGGAATGGACATATCATTGTGGTCGACAACAAGTCTTGCTGCGTCTTTACCTTCCAGCCCAATGGCAAACTGGTTGGCCGTTTTGGGGGCCGTGGGGCAACTGACCGCCACTTTGCAG GCCCCCATTTTGTGGCTGTGAACAACAAGAATGAGATTGTAGTAACGGACTTCCATAACCATTCAGTGAAG GTGTACAGTGCCGATGGAGAGTTCCTCTTCAAGTTTGGCTCACATGGCGAGGGCAATGGGCAGTTCAACGCCCCCACAGGAGTAGCTGTGGACTCCAATGGAAACATCATCGTGGCTGACTGGGGCA
- the TRIM3 gene encoding tripartite motif-containing protein 3 isoform X1, with translation MAKREDSPGPEVQPMDKQFLVCSICLDRYQCPKVLPCLHTFCERCLQNYIPAQSLTLSCPVCRQTSILPEQGVSALQNNFFISSLMEAMQQAPDGAHDPEDPHPLSAVAGRPLSCPNHEGKTMDFYCEACETAMCGECRAGEHREHGTVLLRDVVEQHKAALQRQLEAVRGRLPQLSAAIALVGGISQQLQEHKAEALAQISAAFEDLEQALQQRKQALVSDLETICGAKQKVLQTQLDTLRQGQEHIGSSCSFAEQALRLGSAPEVLLVRKHMRERLAALAAQAFPERPHENAQLELVLEVDGLRRSVLNLGALLTTSATAHETVATGEGLRQALVGQPASLTVTTKDKDGRLVRTGSAELRAEITGPDGTRLPVPVVDHKNGTYELVYTARTEGELLLSVLLYGQPVRGSPFRVRALRPGDLPPSPDDVKRRVKSPGGPGSHVRQKAVRRPSSMYSTGGKRKDNPIEDELVFRVGSRGREKGEFTNLQGVSAASSGRIVVADSNNQCIQVFSNEGQFKFRFGVRGRSPGQLQRPTGVAVDTNGDIIVADYDNRWVSIFSPEGKFKTKIGAGRLMGPKGVAVDRNGHIIVVDNKSCCVFTFQPNGKLVGRFGGRGATDRHFAGPHFVAVNNKNEIVVTDFHNHSVKVYSADGEFLFKFGSHGEGNGQFNAPTGVAVDSNGNIIVADWGNSRIQVFDSSGSFLSYINTSAEPLYGPQGLALTSDGHVVVADAGNHCFKAYRYLQ, from the exons ATGGCAAAGAGGGAGGACAGCCCTGGCCCAGAGGTCCAGCCAATGGACAAGCAGTTCCTGGTATGCAGCATCTGCCTGGATCGGTACCAGTGTCCCAAGGTTCTTCCTTGCCTGCACACCTTCTGTGAGAG ATGTCTCCAGAACTATATTCCTGCCCAGAGCCTGACGCTATCCTGTCCAGTATGCCGGCAGACATCCATCCTTCCGGAGCAGGGTGTCTCAGCACTGCAGAACAACTTCTTCATCAGCAGCCTCATGGAGGCAATGCAGCAGGCACCTGATGGAGCCCACGACCCCGAGGACCCCCACCCCCTCAGTGCAGTGGCTGGCCGCCCTCTCTCCTGCCCCAACCATGAAGGCAAG ACTATGGATTTTTACTGTGAGGCCTGTGAGACGGCCATGTGTGGCGAGTGTCGTGCAGGAGAGCATCGTGAGCATGGCACAGTGCTGCTGAGGGATGTGGTGGAGCAGCACAAGGCAGCCCTGCAGCGCCAGCTTGAGGCTGTGCGTGGCCG ATTGCCACAGCTATCTGCAGCAATTGCCTTAGTCGGGGGCATCAGCCAACAGCTGCAGGAGCACAAGGCAGAGGCCCTGGCCCAGATCAGTGCAGCCTTCGAGGACCTGGAGCAAGCGCTGCAGCAGCGCAAGCAGGCTCTGGTCAGCGACCTGGAGACGATTTGTGGGGCCAAACAGAAG GTGCTGCAGACCCAGCTGGACACACTGCGCCAGGGTCAGGAACACATTGGCAGTAGCTGCAGCTTCGCAGAGCAGGCACTGCGCCTGGGCTCGGCCCCGGAGGTGTTGCTGGTGCGCAAGCACATGCGAGAGCGGCTGGCGGCGTTGGCGGCACAGGCCTTCCCGGAGCGGCCACATGAGAATGCACAGCTGGAACTGGTCCTTGAGGTGGACGGGCTGCGGCGGTCAGTGCTCAATCTGGGCGCACTGCTCACCACAAGCGCCACTGCACACGAGACGGTGGCCACGGGGGAGGGGCTGCGCCAGGCGCTAGTGGGCCAGCCTGCCTCGCTCACTGTCACTACCAAAGACAAGGATGGGCGGTTGGTACGCACAGGCAGCGCCGAGCTGCGTGCAGAGATCACCGGCCCTGATGGCACGCGCCTTCCGGTGCCAGTGGTGGACCACAAGAATGGCACATATGAGCTGGTGTACACAGCACGCACAGAAGGCGAGCTGCTCCTCTCGGTGCTGCTCTACGGACAGCCAGTGCGCGGCAGCCCCTTCCGCGTGCGTGCCCTGCGTCCTGGGGACCTGCCACCTTCCCCCGACGATGTGAAGCGCCGCGTCAAGTCCCCTGGTGGCCCCGGCAGCCATGTGCGCCAGAAGGCGGTGCGTAGGCCCAGCTCCATGTACAGCACAGGCGGCAAACGAAAGGACAACCCAATTGAGGATGAGCTCGTCTTCCGTGTTG GCAGTCGTGGAAGAGAGAAAGGCGAATTCACCAATTTACAAGGTGTGTCCGCAGCCAGCAGCGGCCGCATAGTGGTAGCAGACAGCAACAACCAGTGTATTCAG GTTTTCTCCAATGAAGGCCAGTTCAAGTTCCGTTTTGGGGTCCGAGGACGCTCACCTGGACAGCTGCAGCGCCCCACAGGTGTGGCAGTGGACACCAATGGAGACATTATTGTGGCAGACTACGACAACCGTTGGGTCAGCATCTTCTCCCCTGAGGGCAAGTTCAAG ACCAAGATTGGAGCTGGCCGCCTCATGGGCCCCAAGGGAGTGGCCGTGGACCGGAATGGACATATCATTGTGGTCGACAACAAGTCTTGCTGCGTCTTTACCTTCCAGCCCAATGGCAAACTGGTTGGCCGTTTTGGGGGCCGTGGGGCAACTGACCGCCACTTTGCAG GCCCCCATTTTGTGGCTGTGAACAACAAGAATGAGATTGTAGTAACGGACTTCCATAACCATTCAGTGAAG GTGTACAGTGCCGATGGAGAGTTCCTCTTCAAGTTTGGCTCACATGGCGAGGGCAATGGGCAGTTCAACGCCCCCACAGGAGTAGCTGTGGACTCCAATGGAAACATCATCGTGGCTGACTGGGGCA